A part of Denitratisoma oestradiolicum genomic DNA contains:
- the moaA gene encoding GTP 3',8-cyclase MoaA, protein MLSTDMGALIDACGRKIDYLRLSVTDRCDLRCAYCMPEDYADYEAPGHWLSFDEIERLTGIFVSLGVTRIRLTGGEPLLRGRIVELVAKLRRHSGLSDLSLSTNGTRLARMAARLKSAGVDRINVSLDTLSRSRFLALTRRDALGDVLAGLEEARNCGFTPIKINMVWLPDFNGDEIGAMIEYCMDKGFVLRLIENMPMSDSARALGTGSLQALIESLRKRYDLVDHVLPGGGPARYLTTPDNIFSIGFITPVSQHFCATCNRIRLTVDGALHLCLGQEDRLELRHLLRTGASDSDLIDAIQSAMQRKPDRHEFSNSSHKLVRVMASTGG, encoded by the coding sequence ATGCTGTCAACGGATATGGGCGCACTTATCGATGCCTGCGGTCGCAAGATCGATTACTTGCGCCTGTCTGTCACTGACCGGTGCGATCTGCGTTGCGCCTACTGCATGCCCGAGGACTATGCCGATTACGAGGCACCTGGCCACTGGTTAAGCTTCGATGAAATCGAGCGGCTGACGGGTATTTTCGTCAGCCTCGGCGTTACCCGTATACGTCTTACTGGCGGGGAGCCTCTGCTCCGTGGAAGAATCGTGGAATTGGTGGCGAAACTGCGCAGGCACTCAGGACTAAGCGATCTATCGCTATCTACCAACGGGACTCGACTAGCCAGGATGGCTGCACGACTCAAGTCGGCAGGCGTGGATAGAATCAACGTTAGCTTAGACACGCTTTCGCGTTCCCGCTTCCTCGCACTTACCCGGCGGGATGCCCTAGGCGACGTCTTGGCAGGGCTGGAAGAAGCGCGCAACTGTGGCTTTACGCCGATCAAGATCAACATGGTTTGGCTACCCGACTTTAACGGGGATGAAATCGGCGCCATGATTGAGTACTGCATGGACAAAGGTTTCGTGCTACGCCTGATTGAGAACATGCCAATGAGCGATAGTGCTCGCGCTCTTGGCACCGGTTCACTGCAAGCCTTGATCGAAAGTCTTCGCAAACGTTACGATCTTGTTGACCACGTTCTGCCAGGCGGTGGTCCAGCACGGTACCTGACTACGCCAGACAATATTTTCAGTATCGGCTTTATCACTCCGGTATCCCAGCACTTCTGCGCGACCTGCAACCGGATCCGCCTGACAGTTGATGGCGCACTGCATCTTTGCTTGGGGCAGGAGGATCGGCTTGAACTCCGGCACTTGCTGCGGACTGGTGCCAGCGATAGCGACCTAATAGATGCGATCCAGTCTGCAATGCAGCGTAAGCCGGATCGTCACGAGTTTTCCAATTCGTCGCACAAGCTGGTGCGGGTAATGGCATCCACTGGCGGCTAG
- a CDS encoding molecular chaperone TorD family protein — protein sequence MNEMGSAKNISRIVKSMARNRTYALLAIGFRYPEEDTFLRLADGSYAEEIAGALEVCAPELVDTFEEIIAPRLRVTTSGQELASAYLSAFETNMPDPSVSLYEGSYHQRGSKPALLLELKSFYRNFGLAIAKEENDLEDALSAELEFMQFLTAKQTQAEEGLLDKVPYLRAQRDFIERHLAAWLPALQADVTSKLKTPFYVALTELLTSFVSYEITGMQRDVTNLDR from the coding sequence ATGAATGAAATGGGTTCAGCAAAGAACATCAGCCGGATCGTGAAATCGATGGCGCGCAACCGTACTTATGCGCTCCTTGCCATAGGGTTCCGATATCCGGAAGAAGATACGTTTCTGCGGCTCGCCGACGGAAGCTATGCCGAGGAGATCGCTGGTGCCCTTGAGGTGTGTGCGCCGGAGTTAGTCGACACCTTCGAGGAAATAATTGCACCTCGCCTACGGGTGACAACATCCGGTCAGGAACTCGCGTCGGCCTACCTGAGCGCCTTCGAGACTAATATGCCGGATCCCAGTGTTTCTCTCTACGAGGGCAGTTACCACCAGCGTGGCAGCAAGCCAGCATTGCTGCTCGAACTGAAAAGCTTCTACCGAAATTTTGGTTTGGCCATCGCCAAAGAAGAAAACGATCTCGAAGACGCGCTGAGTGCCGAACTCGAGTTCATGCAATTCCTAACTGCCAAGCAAACCCAAGCGGAGGAAGGTCTGCTGGACAAGGTTCCCTACCTGCGCGCGCAGCGTGATTTTATCGAGCGGCACCTTGCGGCTTGGCTTCCAGCACTGCAAGCCGACGTTACGAGCAAGCTCAAAACCCCCTTTTATGTAGCGCTTACCGAACTGCTAACCAGCTTCGTCTCTTACGAGATCACAGGGATGCAGCGTGACGTTACTAACCTTGACAGGTAA
- a CDS encoding JAB domain-containing protein, giving the protein MIRSTDRELLSILLGEENASIPMYSLAELFGLRAVRQANVPGVREEILSYAVSDRLAAARELLRRALEETLSSDAVSLAGPAAVRDYLRLFLGGQVYESFVALWLDAQNRLIAGMELFRGTTTQTSVYPREVVRIGLKLNASAVIFAHNHPSGSPEPSRADESLTNQLRQALSLVDIKVLDHFIVADTTVMSFAERGLI; this is encoded by the coding sequence ATGATTAGATCAACCGACCGCGAGCTTCTTTCCATCCTGCTTGGAGAAGAGAATGCTTCGATTCCAATGTATTCGCTGGCGGAATTGTTCGGCTTGCGCGCTGTTCGACAGGCAAACGTTCCCGGCGTGCGAGAAGAAATTCTCTCCTATGCGGTATCCGACCGCCTGGCGGCAGCAAGGGAACTTCTGCGTCGCGCCCTTGAGGAAACACTCAGCAGCGATGCGGTGAGTCTTGCTGGACCGGCTGCCGTTCGCGATTACCTGCGGCTGTTTCTGGGTGGGCAGGTGTACGAAAGCTTCGTGGCGCTCTGGCTTGATGCGCAGAATAGGCTGATTGCCGGCATGGAGCTGTTTCGCGGCACGACGACGCAAACCTCGGTGTATCCGCGCGAGGTCGTGCGGATCGGTTTGAAGCTCAATGCCTCGGCCGTGATTTTTGCGCACAACCACCCATCCGGCAGTCCCGAGCCGTCACGCGCCGACGAGTCGCTCACCAACCAACTTCGGCAGGCGCTGTCTCTCGTTGACATCAAGGTACTCGACCACTTTATCGTGGCCGACACCACGGTCATGTCCTTTGCGGAAAGGGGGCTGATCTGA